The uncultured Sphaerochaeta sp. genome includes a window with the following:
- a CDS encoding aminotransferase class III-fold pyridoxal phosphate-dependent enzyme, translating to MDTRFAISTYPDAAEISKKLDALIKSPIYSISREALAHYERTYFDGSCPRSKSMIGEAKDYIPGGVQHNLAFNHPFPLVMKKAEGAYLYDIDGHRYFDFLQAGGPTVLGSNPPSVREKVVELLQDGGPSTGLFHEYEYKLAKKICDSIPSVEMFRMFNSGSEACMAAIRVARLATGRKNIIKMGGAYHGWSDQLAYGIRLPGTKGIQAHGVPSYLFKHTQEFFPNNLDALERTLRLNKLRGGTAAVFIEPIGPESGTRPLDKQFNEEVEKLCRSYHALLVFDEVVTGFRIGMAGAQGYFGVSPDLTVFGKVIAGGYPGAGGLGGKKDYMKYLAAGIQTGDKIHKALVGGTMAATPLSCVAGYYTLEEIDKSNACQRAGLMGDRLTKGLQTLIHTYSLPFVAFNQGSICHLETVGTMHFSVNWKKPWTIPHVISETSKRKKEMEYMGAAYMAEGLVTLAGSRLYTSAAYTEEMIDESLKAFDRVFSQIECIKD from the coding sequence ATGGATACCCGATTTGCAATCTCAACCTACCCTGATGCAGCAGAAATCTCAAAGAAACTTGACGCATTGATCAAGAGCCCCATCTACAGTATTTCCAGAGAGGCCTTGGCACACTACGAGAGAACATATTTTGATGGATCTTGCCCTCGTTCAAAATCCATGATAGGGGAGGCCAAGGACTATATCCCAGGTGGAGTACAACACAATCTCGCATTCAATCATCCCTTCCCATTAGTGATGAAGAAGGCAGAAGGAGCATATCTGTATGACATCGACGGGCACAGGTATTTCGACTTTCTGCAAGCAGGAGGGCCTACGGTTCTTGGTTCCAATCCCCCATCTGTTAGGGAGAAGGTTGTAGAACTCCTGCAAGATGGCGGTCCGTCCACAGGTCTCTTTCACGAGTATGAGTATAAACTTGCAAAAAAGATATGTGACAGCATTCCCAGCGTTGAGATGTTCAGGATGTTCAACTCAGGTTCAGAAGCATGCATGGCAGCCATAAGGGTTGCAAGGCTTGCTACTGGTCGCAAGAACATCATCAAGATGGGCGGTGCATACCACGGCTGGAGTGACCAACTTGCCTATGGGATACGGCTGCCGGGTACAAAGGGGATACAGGCGCATGGAGTACCCTCCTATCTCTTCAAGCATACCCAGGAATTTTTTCCCAACAACCTTGATGCATTGGAGCGGACCCTGCGTTTGAATAAGCTTAGGGGAGGAACCGCTGCGGTCTTTATTGAACCGATAGGACCTGAAAGTGGTACCAGGCCACTGGACAAGCAGTTCAATGAAGAGGTGGAAAAGCTGTGCCGTTCCTATCATGCATTGCTGGTATTTGATGAGGTGGTGACCGGGTTCAGGATTGGTATGGCAGGAGCCCAGGGATATTTTGGCGTTTCCCCTGATCTTACGGTATTTGGAAAGGTCATCGCTGGGGGATATCCTGGTGCTGGTGGGCTTGGCGGCAAAAAGGACTATATGAAATATCTTGCTGCAGGGATACAGACCGGAGATAAGATTCACAAGGCACTGGTTGGGGGTACGATGGCCGCAACACCATTGAGCTGCGTTGCCGGATACTATACCTTGGAGGAAATAGACAAGAGTAATGCCTGCCAGAGGGCCGGCCTCATGGGGGACCGACTCACAAAAGGTTTGCAAACACTCATACATACGTATTCACTCCCGTTTGTGGCTTTCAACCAAGGCTCCATCTGTCATCTGGAGACGGTTGGAACCATGCACTTCTCCGTCAATTGGAAGAAACCGTGGACCATCCCGCATGTTATCTCAGAAACATCAAAGAGAAAAAAAGAGATGGAGTATATGGGAGCAGCCTATATGGCCGAAGGGTTGGTAACGTTGGCGGGAAGCAGGCTCTACACCAGTGCAGCATACACTGAAGAGATGATTGACGAGTCACTGAAAGCCTTCGACCGGGTATTTTCCCAGATTGAGTGTATCAAGGATTGA
- a CDS encoding class II aldolase/adducin family protein: protein MELQEAKQAVLEATKKLVASQLVARTWGNISCRVGNNQFLITPSGKSYDQLTEDQLVLVSQDDLSYTGSLKPSSEKGIHALVYRTHPKVNCVIHTHQEMASLVSLISKDFNIPDDWSELLGETIPTSPYGMPGTKALMKHVGSILKSYTGPAVLMANHGALCFGSSPQEAFSIAEALEEVCKEQAYHLSPLLSSLEGEIQTTILARRDGEEVTYTTNASPLLQAMGKQIMKSKKECNYILLLTSQEILEVSKRGKTLHAYLDDFAQIAGPSVHIYQQNRIGSLHLKHRDAMLIEGVGALCMGSSESEALAVATLVQKNSKAALLRLSCAQVKPLPYLDTHLMRYVYKRKYAKLACASTKSEM, encoded by the coding sequence ATGGAACTTCAGGAAGCAAAACAGGCGGTACTGGAAGCAACGAAAAAATTGGTTGCCTCGCAATTGGTTGCAAGAACATGGGGAAATATCAGCTGCAGGGTAGGGAATAATCAATTCCTTATTACCCCCAGCGGTAAGTCTTATGACCAGTTGACGGAGGATCAATTGGTATTGGTCTCGCAAGATGATCTCAGCTATACAGGTTCCCTGAAACCTTCATCAGAGAAGGGAATCCATGCCTTGGTCTATAGAACGCATCCAAAGGTGAACTGTGTTATACACACCCATCAGGAGATGGCTTCTTTGGTGAGTCTGATCAGCAAAGACTTCAATATTCCCGATGATTGGAGTGAACTACTGGGTGAAACCATTCCCACATCACCGTATGGAATGCCTGGTACCAAGGCTTTGATGAAGCATGTAGGCAGCATACTGAAAAGCTATACAGGTCCTGCAGTCCTGATGGCTAACCATGGTGCGCTTTGTTTTGGATCCAGTCCTCAAGAGGCGTTCAGCATTGCTGAAGCCTTGGAAGAAGTATGTAAGGAGCAGGCCTATCATCTCTCCCCACTTCTATCTTCCCTCGAGGGGGAAATACAAACAACAATCTTAGCAAGGAGAGATGGTGAGGAAGTGACGTATACAACTAATGCTTCTCCTTTATTACAGGCAATGGGGAAACAGATAATGAAGAGTAAGAAGGAATGTAATTATATACTCTTGCTTACCTCGCAGGAAATTCTGGAGGTAAGTAAAAGAGGTAAAACATTGCATGCGTATCTCGATGATTTCGCACAGATAGCCGGCCCTTCAGTACACATATACCAACAGAATCGAATAGGATCCTTACACCTCAAGCATCGTGATGCAATGCTTATTGAAGGAGTTGGTGCACTTTGTATGGGCAGCAGTGAATCAGAGGCTCTTGCGGTAGCGACACTGGTCCAAAAGAACAGCAAAGCTGCATTACTTAGACTCTCCTGTGCACAGGTGAAACCCCTTCCTTATCTGGATACCCATCTGATGCGGTATGTGTACAAGAGGAAGTATGCAAAACTCGCTTGCGCTTCCACAAAGAGTGAAATGTAA
- a CDS encoding BCCT family transporter — translation MVFFTSASLIIGFVIVSVFFNEMLGNIFNPLLNGISTNAGWFFTLAVNIILLFVLYLMFSRYGDIRLGGDDAEPDFSTLSWFAMLFSAGMGIGLLFYGVAEPMFHFMVPPVTADSAAEAAQNAMKYTFLHWGLHPWAIYALVALALAFFSFNKGQPLSIRSIFYPILGEKINGGWGNLIDILATIATLFGVATSLGFGVQQINAGLNHLTGLEQSPLVQLFLIAGITTIATISVVRGLDAGIRKLSELNIWLALALLLFVFVFGPTLFIANGFVENIGAYLSSFAEIATWNETFENASWQNDWTVFYWAWWIAWSPFVGMFIARVSRGRTIREFLMGVLLIPTLVTFLWITVFGNSALYIDLFKGGNLGQGVTENVPLSLFLLLEHFPLSSVLSVLGVLVVVSFFVTSSDSGSMVIDIITAGGNPDPPIPQRLFWAILEGVVAAALLLSGGLVALQSAVIATGLPFAVVLLVLTYSLKKGLNEYTGVQTFSVKTGKLKTRHFQIESGEAPLVRFHKKSKKKQQEKTDV, via the coding sequence GTGGTGTTCTTCACCTCCGCTTCCCTTATCATAGGATTTGTCATTGTTTCGGTATTCTTCAACGAGATGCTGGGGAATATATTCAACCCTCTCCTTAATGGAATCTCAACCAACGCCGGTTGGTTTTTCACGTTGGCAGTGAACATTATCCTGCTGTTCGTGCTCTATCTGATGTTTAGCCGCTATGGTGATATACGACTGGGAGGGGACGATGCTGAACCGGATTTCAGCACTCTTAGTTGGTTTGCTATGCTTTTCTCTGCTGGAATGGGAATAGGCCTACTCTTCTACGGTGTAGCCGAGCCGATGTTCCATTTCATGGTTCCTCCGGTTACCGCTGATTCTGCCGCTGAAGCTGCGCAGAATGCCATGAAGTATACCTTTCTCCACTGGGGACTGCATCCTTGGGCTATCTATGCCTTGGTTGCGCTTGCCTTGGCGTTCTTCAGTTTCAACAAGGGACAGCCACTATCCATTCGATCGATTTTCTACCCGATTCTTGGTGAGAAGATCAACGGAGGATGGGGCAATCTGATTGATATCCTGGCAACTATCGCTACGTTGTTTGGTGTAGCAACCTCCCTCGGGTTTGGTGTACAGCAGATCAATGCAGGACTGAATCACCTCACTGGTCTTGAACAGAGCCCTCTTGTACAGCTGTTCCTTATTGCAGGGATCACCACGATTGCCACAATCTCGGTAGTCAGGGGTCTTGATGCCGGTATCAGAAAGCTCTCAGAGCTCAATATTTGGCTCGCCTTAGCACTATTGCTGTTTGTGTTCGTATTTGGCCCCACACTCTTCATTGCAAACGGGTTTGTAGAGAATATTGGTGCTTATCTCTCTTCGTTCGCTGAGATAGCTACATGGAATGAAACATTTGAGAACGCTTCCTGGCAGAATGACTGGACTGTCTTCTACTGGGCTTGGTGGATTGCTTGGTCTCCCTTTGTAGGCATGTTTATTGCTCGTGTATCCAGGGGTAGGACCATCAGGGAGTTCCTCATGGGAGTACTCTTGATCCCGACACTTGTTACCTTCTTGTGGATCACTGTATTTGGCAATTCTGCCCTCTATATTGACCTATTCAAGGGAGGCAATCTTGGCCAAGGGGTAACTGAAAATGTTCCGCTTTCTCTTTTCCTTCTTTTAGAGCACTTCCCGCTCTCTTCAGTTCTTTCTGTTCTTGGGGTATTGGTGGTGGTGAGTTTCTTCGTCACCTCATCTGACTCAGGTTCCATGGTAATTGACATTATCACCGCAGGTGGTAACCCCGATCCTCCAATTCCCCAGCGTCTTTTCTGGGCAATTCTGGAAGGTGTGGTGGCAGCTGCATTGCTGCTCAGTGGAGGACTAGTAGCACTCCAGTCGGCGGTTATTGCAACAGGGCTTCCTTTTGCAGTAGTGCTGCTTGTACTTACCTACAGCCTCAAGAAAGGTCTCAATGAGTATACCGGGGTGCAGACGTTCTCTGTGAAGACGGGAAAACTGAAGACCCGCCATTTCCAGATTGAGAGTGGTGAGGCTCCTCTTGTGCGTTTCCATAAGAAATCCAAGAAAAAACAGCAGGAGAAAACAGATGTTTAA
- a CDS encoding serine protease, with protein MFKQISQKYAGGCFFLLRQQEDVVVFLGTAFLVHEQGYLLTATYLMEENYEGLMVARPSNPEAFSPLSLDVVQAIPVEVVKADHTTNTALLHFTKPLIIDTPDHMVGNVESVQLGSSVLGFGFPFGHEDLQNLAVQSGIIASKVSLRDSVNLFLFDRAMHTGMAGGPLVNYDDGRVIGIMMGLFVPKEEGGDFVRGTLPGYESSFSYAISIEYGKSMLEELGLTLR; from the coding sequence ATGTTTAAACAGATCAGTCAAAAATATGCAGGTGGATGTTTTTTCTTGTTACGACAGCAAGAGGATGTAGTAGTCTTTCTGGGAACAGCCTTTCTCGTACATGAACAGGGATATCTCCTTACTGCCACCTACTTGATGGAAGAGAACTATGAGGGGTTGATGGTTGCTCGACCCAGCAATCCAGAGGCGTTCTCCCCACTTAGTCTTGATGTGGTACAGGCAATCCCTGTAGAGGTTGTTAAGGCCGATCATACCACCAATACAGCACTGCTTCATTTTACAAAGCCCCTGATCATCGATACTCCTGACCATATGGTAGGAAATGTTGAATCCGTGCAGCTGGGTTCGTCGGTATTAGGATTTGGATTCCCTTTCGGACATGAGGACCTGCAGAATCTTGCTGTGCAGAGTGGAATTATTGCTTCCAAAGTTTCACTCAGGGATTCTGTTAATCTCTTTCTGTTCGACCGAGCCATGCATACTGGGATGGCAGGAGGTCCGCTGGTCAATTATGATGACGGAAGAGTCATTGGTATCATGATGGGCCTCTTTGTTCCGAAAGAAGAGGGAGGGGATTTTGTCAGAGGAACCCTACCAGGGTATGAATCGAGTTTCAGTTATGCCATCTCGATCGAGTATGGAAAATCTATGCTTGAGGAGTTGGGATTGACGTTAAGATAG
- a CDS encoding alpha/beta hydrolase, with amino-acid sequence MSDNMKKYPVHEDFHALQMSIPFYAPLLPLLQRLTRSAYARRSIPETLTYKRETCIAHDGYPIPIDLYSPKSIEPNAPCILFLHGGAFALPAADHHKKLIIDFALGCSCKVVMADYRLVPRYPYPYGLEDCFSVYQWIEDHARELSIDPGRLAIYGDSAGGALASGVTHLLRDRSQQMPQFQMLIYPVLDARLSTDSMQKYIDTPIWNAKLNAKMWKLYLSGKKDSYASPNEMTSLEGLPETYIEVNEFDCLRDEAIEYANKLKKTGIHVNLVKTEGTVHGFELNYESSYTQMIIGQRIAYMKEQFALR; translated from the coding sequence GTGAGTGACAACATGAAGAAATATCCGGTACATGAAGATTTTCATGCGTTGCAGATGAGTATTCCCTTCTATGCACCATTACTACCATTGCTGCAAAGGTTGACGCGCTCTGCATATGCTCGGCGATCCATCCCTGAAACGCTCACTTACAAGAGAGAAACCTGTATCGCTCATGATGGATATCCCATCCCAATAGATTTGTATAGTCCCAAGTCTATTGAGCCAAATGCTCCTTGCATCCTCTTCTTGCATGGAGGAGCATTTGCACTCCCTGCTGCGGACCACCATAAGAAACTGATTATTGATTTTGCTCTCGGATGTTCATGCAAGGTAGTCATGGCTGATTATCGGCTGGTACCAAGGTACCCATATCCGTATGGGCTGGAAGACTGCTTTTCAGTCTATCAATGGATAGAAGACCATGCAAGGGAACTCTCCATCGATCCTGGACGTCTTGCTATCTACGGGGATAGTGCTGGAGGTGCGTTGGCCTCTGGGGTGACGCATCTGCTCAGAGATCGCTCACAGCAGATGCCACAGTTCCAGATGCTTATCTATCCAGTCCTTGATGCAAGGTTATCCACTGATTCCATGCAGAAATATATTGATACCCCTATCTGGAACGCAAAGCTCAATGCCAAGATGTGGAAACTCTACCTCTCAGGAAAAAAGGATTCGTACGCCTCACCAAATGAGATGACCTCATTGGAGGGGTTGCCAGAAACCTATATTGAAGTCAATGAGTTTGACTGTCTCAGGGATGAGGCAATCGAGTATGCAAACAAGCTTAAAAAGACAGGTATTCATGTGAATCTGGTAAAGACAGAGGGGACTGTACATGGATTTGAGCTGAATTATGAAAGCAGTTATACCCAGATGATCATAGGCCAACGGATAGCGTATATGAAGGAGCAGTTTGCCTTAAGATGA
- a CDS encoding alpha/beta fold hydrolase — protein MLVLILSLVVLLSSCTTTYLGEAETGIVHIPSSDGYVTEGFLSMPDDGNSETLVVYVNGSGPNTYDNKRMLDEQKQFTYFDLFRDEFNARDIAFFSYNTRGVTTSDEPPYFTSVDDIVYRSYTPHASVNDVVAIVEQLREYKGLQDAKIILLGWSEGTLIAPLVSLKTDVDGLILCGFMYDDMMSILDWQQTGGSSMVFYRNYFDYNKDGIVSPEEFAEDRNGIAAHFGVTYDYMDQDKSGVMDEKDFAIMLEPTRTELYRAIEERNREFLKNNYGVYLTPEWFDAHKIMPANKEILTFIDVPIHIIHGTFDQNARVEGVYEIKELFDSLGKKNLTISVHEGYNHDLNYMDYIYKGEIPEGLAEIFTTAETL, from the coding sequence ATGTTGGTTCTGATTCTTTCATTGGTGGTGCTTCTTTCGAGTTGTACAACCACATACTTAGGTGAGGCAGAGACGGGGATCGTACATATTCCCTCAAGTGATGGATACGTGACCGAAGGATTCCTTTCCATGCCCGATGATGGGAATTCTGAAACGCTGGTTGTGTACGTCAATGGTTCTGGACCGAATACCTATGATAACAAACGAATGCTGGATGAACAAAAGCAGTTTACATATTTTGATCTCTTCCGTGATGAGTTCAATGCACGTGATATAGCATTCTTCAGTTACAATACCCGAGGAGTGACCACTTCAGATGAACCACCGTACTTTACCTCAGTTGATGACATTGTCTACAGAAGCTACACCCCTCATGCAAGTGTGAATGATGTGGTTGCAATTGTTGAGCAGCTGAGAGAGTACAAAGGACTACAGGATGCAAAGATTATCCTGCTTGGATGGAGTGAAGGTACCTTGATCGCTCCCTTGGTGTCACTGAAGACGGATGTTGATGGACTTATCCTCTGTGGCTTTATGTATGACGATATGATGAGTATTCTCGATTGGCAGCAGACAGGTGGGTCGAGTATGGTCTTCTACCGCAACTACTTTGATTACAACAAGGATGGGATTGTATCACCTGAGGAATTTGCTGAAGACAGAAACGGGATTGCTGCACATTTCGGTGTTACCTATGACTATATGGACCAGGACAAGAGCGGGGTCATGGATGAAAAAGATTTTGCCATCATGCTTGAACCAACAAGAACTGAACTTTATCGTGCCATAGAAGAGAGAAACAGAGAATTCTTGAAAAACAACTATGGTGTTTACCTTACTCCAGAATGGTTTGATGCACATAAAATTATGCCAGCGAACAAAGAAATACTTACTTTTATTGATGTACCCATCCATATCATCCATGGGACATTTGACCAGAATGCAAGGGTAGAGGGTGTATATGAAATCAAGGAGTTGTTTGATAGCCTGGGGAAAAAGAACCTAACCATCTCAGTCCATGAAGGGTACAACCATGATCTGAACTATATGGATTATATTTACAAAGGAGAGATTCCTGAAGGATTGGCTGAGATCTTTACTACAGCTGAAACATTGTAA
- a CDS encoding GGDEF domain-containing protein: protein MNYLIQFQINIFALAILVILYLFMQKSRIKTFSKHLLNWSLLTTSIAIIDEPLTWIFDGEQFLGAFFLEYSTNFLLYLIGPVIGGLLMSYVDFRMFHDRKRVHKRWYYQQASLLTFLMLILNTFLPLYFSVNPETNSYRSEPFKFIHYILLGLLYGYFFVFVTMNRKKITRNETLIYQFFFFIPIAGMLLQLANSKLHFSWTSIALALFVIYVFLESTPSDEDYLTKLYNRNSYDAYMQHLLQGNKQFTLIVFDLNYFKEINDKYGHEMGDYTLICFAKALKKTFSQKGLAFRLGGDEFAAIIESGNVEAFIEIMKEHLRQNKNSLIKNLNFSYGYHSPLPGMTADELSNIADHKMYLQKQEMKKHDPRGMR, encoded by the coding sequence ATGAACTATCTGATTCAGTTCCAAATCAATATATTTGCCCTCGCTATCTTGGTGATCCTCTATCTATTCATGCAGAAATCACGGATCAAGACATTCAGCAAACATCTCCTCAATTGGTCCCTGCTTACTACCAGTATCGCCATCATCGATGAACCCCTAACATGGATCTTTGATGGAGAGCAGTTCCTTGGTGCATTTTTCCTTGAATACTCCACCAACTTCCTGCTCTACCTGATCGGCCCAGTCATCGGGGGATTGCTCATGTCCTATGTGGATTTCAGGATGTTTCATGACAGGAAGAGAGTCCACAAGAGATGGTACTATCAGCAAGCAAGTCTGCTTACATTTCTCATGCTTATCTTGAACACCTTCTTGCCTCTCTATTTCTCTGTTAACCCTGAGACCAACAGCTATAGAAGTGAACCATTCAAGTTCATCCACTACATCTTGCTCGGCTTGCTGTATGGGTATTTCTTTGTCTTTGTCACCATGAATAGAAAGAAGATCACCCGCAATGAGACCTTGATCTATCAATTCTTCTTTTTTATCCCCATTGCCGGAATGTTACTCCAACTAGCTAATTCAAAGTTGCATTTTTCTTGGACATCAATTGCATTGGCACTGTTTGTCATCTATGTATTCCTCGAATCCACGCCCTCCGATGAGGATTATCTGACCAAACTCTACAACCGCAATAGCTATGATGCATATATGCAGCACCTGCTTCAAGGAAACAAACAATTCACGCTCATTGTTTTTGACTTGAACTACTTCAAGGAAATCAATGACAAATATGGGCATGAAATGGGAGACTACACGCTGATCTGCTTCGCCAAGGCACTCAAGAAAACATTTTCCCAAAAGGGACTTGCCTTCAGACTTGGAGGAGATGAATTTGCAGCAATAATCGAGTCTGGTAATGTTGAAGCTTTCATCGAGATAATGAAGGAGCATTTGCGACAGAATAAAAACTCACTCATCAAGAATCTAAATTTCAGTTACGGGTACCATTCACCCCTGCCTGGGATGACTGCTGATGAGCTAAGCAATATTGCTGACCATAAGATGTATTTGCAGAAACAAGAGATGAAGAAGCACGATCCCAGGGGGATGAGATAG
- a CDS encoding LacI family DNA-binding transcriptional regulator: MASPTIKDVARAANVSIATVSRVLNHGESVNIHTQKKVLDAMDMLGYNRNEVARSLKFRHTKTIGIIAPELSNIFFMEVVEAMERRLAPHGYSLIITSSNDSVEEEKRKLQIFIERNVDGIVVMPAGADGRHFQTNALSRIPLVMVDRCIEGLKVDFVETDSRYGVRQMIKALKHEGYKRIGYIGGDLSIHTAHERLYAYLEAMKEQGLTVENRFVYHQDAMTQASGRYLIRQALREVDYPEAFFIANDSLHLGATIQAMEMLSPHQLGQLVFASFDYLSYAPLLKLCHYAVAQPCEKIGREVSTLLLKRLGGNWEDYPEHVKLRPEIKVIRANGGIPYPMSERESDTCPIA, from the coding sequence ATGGCATCCCCTACCATCAAAGATGTTGCAAGAGCAGCGAATGTGTCTATCGCTACAGTATCTCGTGTCCTCAATCATGGGGAATCTGTAAACATACACACACAAAAGAAAGTATTGGACGCCATGGATATGCTTGGCTACAACCGAAATGAGGTTGCACGTTCCCTCAAGTTTCGGCATACCAAGACCATCGGTATCATTGCTCCGGAACTCTCCAACATCTTTTTCATGGAAGTGGTCGAGGCTATGGAACGTCGCCTTGCTCCCCATGGATATTCATTGATCATCACCTCATCCAACGATTCTGTGGAGGAAGAAAAGCGGAAGCTCCAAATATTCATTGAACGCAATGTAGATGGGATTGTCGTAATGCCTGCCGGAGCAGATGGACGGCACTTCCAGACAAACGCACTGTCAAGAATCCCTTTGGTCATGGTCGACCGATGTATCGAAGGACTTAAGGTTGATTTTGTGGAAACCGACAGCCGATATGGGGTTCGTCAGATGATCAAGGCGCTCAAGCATGAAGGATATAAGCGAATCGGGTATATCGGTGGAGACCTCAGTATCCATACGGCACATGAACGATTGTACGCATATCTGGAGGCAATGAAGGAGCAGGGTCTGACAGTCGAAAATCGATTTGTCTATCATCAGGATGCAATGACCCAGGCCTCTGGGAGGTATCTCATCAGGCAAGCACTTCGTGAAGTAGATTATCCTGAAGCCTTTTTCATAGCCAATGATTCCCTGCACCTAGGAGCAACCATCCAAGCAATGGAAATGCTCTCCCCTCATCAACTTGGACAACTTGTTTTTGCAAGTTTTGATTATCTCAGCTATGCTCCCCTACTCAAGCTCTGCCATTATGCAGTAGCACAACCTTGTGAAAAAATCGGGAGAGAAGTCTCCACCCTTCTCTTGAAACGACTGGGTGGCAACTGGGAAGACTATCCGGAGCATGTGAAGCTTCGTCCCGAAATTAAGGTGATTCGGGCCAATGGGGGCATCCCCTACCCCATGTCAGAGAGAGAATCGGACACCTGTCCTATTGCATAG
- a CDS encoding ABC transporter substrate-binding protein: MKKTLVVLMVLVLLTSTVLFAEGVKEQKPYIAVVSKGEQHDFWQQVKLGANAAAADYGVDITFEGPPSESDVQIQVEMLNNAMAKNPVAIALAALNTSSVLDQLQQAKNQGIPVIGFDSGVPEAPAGSIWANASTNNYAAAGMAAQKMFDVIKGKIEAASIAKPVKIVVMNQDASGESLLSRGKGFRDTMIKLIDEKTSLSKSDIAVIGNTAYIASDSPTKGRKVFIEMIVPASAAMTDATNAAQAMLNKVTSDNVLGIFCSNEATVKGLLAATNDGATLKSNSAFKDVVVIGYDAGAAQKNAVRQQYFLGSITQDPYQIGYKAVELAYKAYKGEPVADVDTGAKFYNYQNMDDADIKGLIYD, encoded by the coding sequence ATGAAGAAGACCTTAGTCGTTCTAATGGTTCTAGTGTTGCTTACTTCCACTGTTCTGTTTGCGGAAGGAGTAAAGGAGCAAAAGCCTTATATCGCTGTTGTTTCAAAAGGAGAACAACACGACTTCTGGCAGCAAGTGAAACTGGGCGCCAATGCGGCAGCAGCAGATTATGGGGTTGATATTACCTTTGAAGGCCCTCCTTCGGAAAGTGATGTACAAATCCAGGTAGAGATGCTCAATAATGCAATGGCAAAGAATCCTGTTGCAATTGCCTTGGCGGCATTGAATACCAGCAGTGTGCTTGACCAGCTCCAACAGGCCAAGAACCAAGGTATTCCTGTCATCGGATTTGACTCTGGTGTACCGGAAGCTCCAGCAGGTTCCATCTGGGCGAATGCATCAACCAACAACTATGCCGCAGCAGGTATGGCTGCCCAAAAGATGTTTGATGTGATCAAGGGCAAAATTGAAGCTGCTTCAATCGCCAAACCCGTCAAGATTGTCGTCATGAATCAGGATGCTTCAGGTGAATCACTCCTTAGCCGTGGAAAGGGCTTCAGAGACACCATGATCAAGCTGATCGACGAGAAGACCTCGCTTAGCAAGAGTGATATTGCAGTTATCGGAAACACTGCCTACATTGCTTCAGACAGCCCAACCAAAGGAAGAAAAGTCTTTATTGAGATGATTGTCCCCGCTTCTGCCGCCATGACTGATGCAACCAATGCAGCACAGGCAATGCTGAACAAGGTGACCAGTGACAATGTTCTGGGTATCTTCTGTTCCAACGAAGCAACGGTCAAGGGTCTTCTTGCTGCAACCAACGATGGAGCAACCTTGAAGAGCAATTCTGCATTCAAGGATGTTGTGGTTATCGGGTATGATGCAGGTGCTGCACAGAAGAATGCGGTTCGCCAGCAATACTTCCTCGGTTCCATTACCCAAGACCCCTACCAGATTGGTTACAAAGCAGTCGAACTGGCATACAAAGCCTACAAGGGTGAACCTGTTGCCGATGTCGATACCGGTGCAAAGTTCTACAACTATCAGAATATGGATGATGCAGACATCAAGGGTTTGATCTACGATTGA